The sequence ACAACTTCCCTACTATTAAAAACCATACTAGAACGGCAAGGCTACCGTGTCGCCCATAACTCTACAGGAGCGAATCTAGAAAATGGCTTGATGACGGCGCTGTTAGAAGACACTAACTTAGTGGGCACGCTGAATGCCGATTTCGCAATTCTGGAAGTAGATGAGAATATTGTACCAAAGGTATTGACACCACTGCAGCCTAAAATTATTCTTTGTTTAAATTTGTTCCGCGACCAATTGGATAGATACGGCGAAGTGGATACTATTAGTAAGCGTTGGACAAAAGTAATTTCTACCTTACCAACAGAAACAATAGTTATTCCTAATGCTGATGATCCGACATTAGCATATCTCGGTCAGCAGTTACCCCAACGGGTGCGATTTTTTGGTTTGAATGAACCAGAAAAATATCTCGAAGCTATTCCCCACGCCGTTGATTCTATTTATTGTCCCAGATGTGGACACTCTTTAGATTACAAAGGGGTTTATTTATCTCATTTGGGAGATTTCACCTGTCCCAGTTGCGGTTTTAGTAAAAGTCAACCAGCCTTAGAAAGTAGGGAATGGTCACAAATTTTGGTTGGTTTGTACAATAAATATAATACTTTAGCTGCGGTGACGGCGGCGAAAGAATTAGGAGTTGATGAAACGATTATTAGGGATACGGTTAACAATTTCCAAGCTGCTTTTGGGCGCGCTGAAGATTTAACTGTTGATGGAAAAAAGGTGCGAATTCTGTTATCAAAAAACCCTGTGGGGACAAACGAAACTATTCGGGTAGTCACGCAAAGTACAGATACAACTACATTAATAGTTTTGAACGATCGCACTCCCGATGGCACTGATGTATCTTGGATTTGGGATGTGGATACTGAGAAATTAGTCGAGCGGGGAGGAACCGTAGTAGTTAGTGGCGATCGCGTTTATGATATGGCACTGCGACTGCGTTACAGCGAAAAAGCTGTCGATCCGCAATTAAACTTAATTGTACAAGAAGATTTGCGCCAAGCGATCGCCACAGCTTTAGAGCAGACACCAAATGACGAAACCCTACACATTCTCCCCACCTACTCAGCCATGTTAGAAGTGCGAGAAATCCTCACCGGGCGGAAAATTCTCTAATTATAGTAGGGAATAGGGAACTCACCTGTTCCCTGTTAAGAGTTCCTTGTTAAATCAAACCCACACATCTAAACTAAATAACTTGTATTTGGCACAATAGGAAAGAAAGCGTACTCATACCAAGCAGTCCAGATAAAACTTCTGATCCAGCGTTGGCGCTTTTCGGGAGTTAATTCATATTCAAATACCCCGCGAGATGCATCAATTGAGGAGAGATGAGAATTGCATCCGCAGCCATGTTGATAAGTAAAACCGTATTTTGCAGCTATACTTTGCACCTTCATTTGCATTGCAAAAACCTTACCCGCATGAAGTATAGCATCCCAAGAGCGCTTATGTTTAATATCGCGCTTATCAAACCTTAAAGCCCGTTCTTCAAACACATGATCTCGATAAATTGGCGCCAGATGCACATGATAAAAACTCGCTGGTAAATCATAGCCAAATTCTTGGAAAAGTTCCCATCCAATGCGAGCTACTTTTACCTCATCAGCATACTCTGCACCTTGAGATTCTAAATCTTCCAGCACAGCGGTAAAATTTGGATAGCTGGTCTTGAGCCAATCATGACCGTAAAAATCAAGAGCTTCCCAGGCTAACTTGCCAAATAGTTGAGAGAATGAAGGCTTGAGGTAATCTAATTCTGGATGTTCGTTAAATAAATCAACGTCACCCTGCTCCAACTTATATTGAAACAACTGCGCCATCTCCACATAACCTTGTGGATCAGAAATACCGACATTCGCCACACCTCTAGCGATATCCTGCCACACAGAAGGTAGTTGAGCAATGGGAACCGCATTTTCAAACGCAATTACCGTCAAATTGGGAGCTTCAATTGCCTGCATAGGATCTCCATTTAGACATTAACAGCCATATTACAATGCATCAAGTAGGCTGATCAACGTTTATTGTGTTTCATAAATCAAGACAAAAGCCGCTCAGGAGATTTCTCAAAGCGGCTTTGGGGAGTTGTTTTGGCATTCGGGCTTTATAAGCGTAACGCCCTTTGTTTAGGTATAAAGTTTCAGTATGTAACAATCTACATGTGAGTGTGGAGAGATTCCGGAAAAAATTAAAGTTTTGTCAAAACAACTTTGGCGTGTCAGATGAGTTAACTTTTTTTTGCTGATGTGTGCTATCGAGTGTGTGCGATCGCCTAATTGCAATCAAAACCCACAATGAGGGAGATTCTGCGTCATAGGATCGACACTTGATAGTATCGTACCAAAGACACAAAAAATATGTACCAAAAAAATTACTAACATCATGCCAAGAAAAGAACAAGGGTGGGTAACATTTCAAACATCAGAAGCAGAGCGGAAAATACTAGAAGAGTTCTGTAATCAATCCCAGCGCACTAAAACTGAGATTCTGCGAGAATTGGTGCGTGGTTTGGGTAAATATTCCTCCTCACCAGTGTCACCATCTACCGAACCCTTAACACAGTCAGATGCTGACGACCGAGAAATGACAACTATTAGCCCCAAAAAACCACTCAAAGTTAGTTCTCGCAATGTTCTCAAAGGAGTTGTGAAGCGGGTAATCACAGGTTCTGTGAATACTGAAGTCACCTTAGAGATTACTCATAAAGTCGAACTCACCTCTATGATTACTAAAGTTTCTGCGGAAGAGTTAGAACTGATTGAGGGAGCAGAAGCTTACGCAGTCATTAAATCTAATGATGTGGTGATTGCTAGAGAATAGAGAGCCAATTTTTTTGATTTTCTGTATGAGCGCGATTATTTGTTTGATTAATTAAATCAACCTAATTAAACATCAAAGCTTCAGGATCTAACTCCCTTCGTCTTTCTAGAGGTAGGGGAGTTAACAGTGATGTTTATTTTTATCCAGCTACCAACTTTGTATTCAATACTTAAATAATTTTCCAGCAACACCGTTGACAGAAATTCCCATGCGATCGTTTTTGGGAAGTCAGCAGAATTTTTTGCTACATAAATTAACAGTTACTTGTGGTCAATTTCGTTGCTTAGTAACGGTTTTAGTGTTTATTTAGATAAAGCGATCGTGTTAAGCAACACCAGATGTTACGCAGGTCAATAGTTTATTTTTCGCTGAATTTGACCGATTTATTGATTAATTTAATCAAACCTTCTGAGCAAAAAGGTTTTTATTTTGTTTTGTATCTGATATCACCAATAAACAAAGATGGTCGTGACCACTATTCCGATATTTACACATAGATGTTATGAGTGTTAAATCAGCAATAGCTGTAGTGTTTGTAAGTATTAAATAATCCTAAAAGCTTTTTGCTACAAGCAACATGTTTGTGGTGCATTGCTAGGATGCTTCGGCTAAATTCTACATCATTTACGTGTGTCTACCCAATCTTTTATGTATTCCAAAAATTTGTCTTATAACTCAGGTTTCAAAACCCAAATCCCCTATAGAATATTCACTAAGCGCGAAATGTTACCGCCGCGTAATGACATCCTGTGGCGGATTGAACGCGGCGCAGTTCGTACTTTAACCTGGAGTGAAGACGGTACGTTTATTACTCTGGGTTACTGGGGTTGTGGTGATTTGATTGGTTCACCTTTATCTAGAATTAAGCCTTATCAAATTGAATGTCTAACTAATGTAGAAGTTAGTATTGTTCCTCCCCATCTTTGGTATCAGGATGTCAATGCTTTGTTAACCCGCATTCAACAAGGAGAAGAACTTTTAAGTATCGTCCATCGCAAACCTATTTCTGTACGTTTATGGCAATTTTTACTGTGGTTAAGTGCTAAATTTGGTCGTGATGTGGAACAGGGTAAGCTGATTGACCTCAATGCTACCCATCAGGAAATATCTGAGGTGTTGAATACAACAAGAGTTACCATCACCCGTCTCTTACAAGAGTTTGAGGATGAAGGGAAACTAATACGCCTCAAACGCCAAATTATTTTGCGCTCTTTCCAGTAGTCTGTTGTTCAGGTGATAGAACCCTGACTTTTTAGAAAAGTCGGGGTTCTGGTTCACAATCTACTTGTGTTGGTGCAGAACACTTATACATTTGTAACCAAAGCTTAAATAAAACTTATATATGAATTTGTTTTGATATCTAATCCTATTTGCGCGGTACGAGATGGGTAGAGAAATCGCCTCTGCTCGATTGGCTCAACCTTGCTCAAACCAATTTTGACCACCTGGTAATTCTGCTAAATGACGGTCAATTATATCCGGTAGCATTTTCGGCGGACATTTATAAGTTAGTTGTAAAAGTTCTTGAGCAAAATTAAGCAATAATTCTCGATTCAGTCTTTGTGAAATTTGATGGGGTTTTAAATTACCTGCAAAAATTTCCACACTAGCTGGTCTAATTCCTATTTCTATTGCTTCTTCAATAAATTCTTGCCATTCATCAGATTTAATATAATAAGACGTTTGATTATCTTTGAGATTTAATTTAGCAATCTGAATAACTGAGTCAGAGATAGACGCAATCCAGAAGTTAGTTAAACGCTGTTCAATTTGATTTTTAATGAGATGAATACATAATCTAACTAGAAAAGCCTCGATTTTTCGCAGCGTGGCTTGTTTACTCATCCCTTCTAAATCATCAATAATTTCTAAAGCGTCTTCATACCGACCCTCTGCAATACTTTCTCTTAATTCTCTTAATTCTTGTGTCATGGATTGGAGAATTGAGCACGACGCGAATTTAGAAATAGTAGAGTGTGTTGTGCTCTCAGTTAACACGCTGTAGATTCTCAACTCTGGGTTGCGCTCTGTGACAACACACCCTACAAATATAGCGTTGACTACGCCTCGACTTTCACTCCACGCCAGAAGGCGACATAACCTTCAATATTTTTAGCTTTTTCCTTGGTGCTGGGATAGTACCAAGCGGCGTCTTTGTTGATTTGTCCATCAACTTCGATACTATAATAACTGGCAACTCCTTTCCAAGGACAAGTGGTGTGAGTCTCACTTGCTTGAAAGTATTGCTTGTTAATGGCGTCAGCGGGAAAGTAATGATTTCCTTCCACTACCACGGTTTGGTCACTTTCGGCTAAAACAGCGCCATTCCAAATTGCTTTCGGCATAAGTAAATTTGCGATTAAACTTTACACATAACATTATGATGCGGATGGCGAGCTAGCGGCTTGTGTCCCAAGGTAAACAGTGATAGTCAGTTATGCTTCAGTATCCCAATCTCGAACAAGCGCTAAAATATCACTTCGGTTATGACCGATTCCGTCCAGGACAACGACAAATTATTGAAGATGCGCTACAAAATCGGGATTTACTGGTAGTAATGCCTACTGGAGGTGGTAAATCTCTCTGTTTCCAATTACCAGCACTGTTAAAAAAAGGTTTGACGGTGGTGGTGTCACCGTTGATTGCTTTGATGCAAGACCAAGTGGAATCACTGCGGAATAATAATATTAGCGCCACCTTCTTGAATAGTAGCGTCAATGCTTACAAAGTGCGATCGCGGGAAGAAGCCATTCTCAATGGTAGAATAAAATTACTTTACGTGGCGCCAGAACGTCTCCTTAGTGAAAGATTTTTGCCATTTCTCGATTTAGTCCATCATCAAATCGGTATTTCTACCTTTGCAATTGATGAAGCTCATTGTGTTTCGGAGTGGGGACACGACTTTCGCCCAGAATATCGACAGTTAAAATCACTGCGAAAACGTTACCCTCAAGTTCCCACCATCGCGCTCACCGCCACTGCCACTGATCGCGTTCGCAGTGATATCATTCAACAATTAGGGTTAAAGCAACCAAGTATCCACATCGCCAGCTTTAATCGTCAAAATCTTTATTATGAAGTCCGTGCGAAAACCAAATACGCGTACGCCGAGTTATTAGAACTAATTCGAGAAACAGAAGGGTCAATTATTGTTTATTGTTTAACTCGCAAAAAAGTTGATGAACTAACTTTTAAACTGCAAAACGACAAAATTGCTGCCTTAGCTTATCATGCTGGATTAAATGATGAAGAACGCAGCCAAAATCAAACCCGCTTTATCCGCGATGATGTGCGGGTAATCGTCGCCACCATTGCTTTTGGGATGGGAATTAATAAACCAGATGTGCGGTTAGTAATTCATTATGACATCCCCCGCAATTTAGAGAGTTACTATCAAGAATCAGGGAGAGCGGGTAGGGACGGTGAACCGTCTCGCTGTACCATCTTTTTCAGCTTTGGAGATATTAAAACTATTGAATGGAGCATTGACCAAAAAACTGACCCCCAAGAACAATTAATCGCCAAACAACAGTTGCGTCAGATGATTGATTATGCAGAAGGCACAGACTGTCGGCGTACAATTCAACTGGGTTATTTTGGGGAAAGGTTTTTGGGAAATTGCGCTAACTGCGACAATTGTCGTGATCCCAAACCAGTGCAAGATTGGACAATTGAAGCCATGAAGTTTTTATCTTGTGTGGCGCGGTGTAAAGAAAGATTTGGTATGATGTATATTATTGATGTGTTGCGGGGTGCGAAAAGCCAGAAAATCGCTCTCAATCAACACGATCAACTTTCTACCTACGGTATCGGCAAAGATCGCACTCTTGAACAGTGGAAAATGTTAGGGCGATCGCTTTTACATCAAGGCTTACTCACACAAACTACTGATGGTTACTCCGTTTTAAAACTCAATGCTTTGAGTTGGGAAGTCATGCGCCGACAACGCCCAGTTTCTATCGCCGTTCCCGTAGCTTCAAAGCTGACATGGGAAGAAGGCAGCGCCAAAGCCGCCGAACTAGAAATATTATTACAGAGATTGCGATCGCTCCGCAAACAACTCGCCGATGAACAGTCAGTACCACCATACGTGGTCTTTCAAGATTCCACACTCAAATTAATGGCTCAGATGCAGCCCAAAACCCTCGAGGAATTCGGTCAACTCTCCGGCGTCGGGAGCCATAAACTCTCTCAATATGGTGATAAATTCTTGGCAGAAATCCGCATCTACCGTCAAGAACAAGGCATCATTGACCCAGAGGATAATTCCACTCCTCATCTGAGTCTTGGCTTACCTTCCGACACCGAGCTATTGACCTTTAATTTACATAAACAAGGTTTGAGTGTCGCGGACATCGCTCAACAACGCAATATCCGCCCCACAACAATTATTCGCCACCTCTCAGATTTAATTGAAAAAAATCAACCAGTCGATTTAAACCAGTTAATTCCCCTAGAACGCCAGCAGAAAATTTGGCAAGTTCTAGAGGTACTTGGTGATATTTCCTTGACACCAATTAAAGAGCAACTGGGCGAAAGTTACACCTACGACGAAATCCGTCTAGTTAGGGGAAAATGGCGTCGAGAACAGCGCCGATAACTCTCAAAGCCGTCTGAATGCCAAAAAATTTTTACAACTTCGCTTGCTAAATTTTGCAGCGTAGTGCTATACTTGGAGCGACGGCTTAAGTTAATTTATCCGTCATTCACGCACTAAAGACATCAGCCTTGGTAAAGCTAGGCATGTGAAAGTACTAAGCAGTGTTAGTAGTGTTACATCTAAAAAACTCATAGACGATCGCCTCCCAGTGACAAATTGTGATCGTATCCTCTAGTGTGGCTCATAAACAGTCAAATGGGGCACATTAATAGTTTTGGATTTCTTCTATCTCCTATAAGATAAACAAATAGATGCATCTATAAAATCATCACGCGTCCCTGCAAACCGTTGTAGAGACGAGGCAAAAGCAGCGTCTCTACAAGAGAAGATATCCATCATGAGTTTGTAGTCAGCCTTACCCTCTAAAGTCGATGACTACGAGCGATTCACCTGGGAAAAATTGTCTCAATTAGGAGAACACCTAGCACAAAAATCGGGACTGAACTTACATGATGGACTACCTGCCAACACATAAGCTGTACAATACGGAAAACTGGTAACAGAGAATTGAGGTAGGTTTGCACTCGTGTGTGGTGATGAACCTACTGTAAGTCGAGATTTCAACGCCAGAATCATGGATAACAGTTTCGGGAAAGCGAGACAAGCGACAGCGTTGATGAAGGTGAATAATGCTGCATCCTTTAAAGCCATAGGTAATCACCGCCGTAGGAAATTAGGTGGTCACTATTTTTAGCTGCAAGCTTAAATTAAATGATTGCTTTTAGCTTATACAAAAGTATCTTATCATAAATTTTTGTGAAGAGAATTGGGAATTTTTTCCAGATAATATACCGAGAGGGCATTGTGTATATTGAAGGAATTTATCATCACAGAAAAGCAAAATCATTTTCCCACAAATAGCATTGAATATTTAGGAATGCGTTATGTCAAAAACCTCATCTACTACTGCGGCTTTATTTACAATCAGCGAAAGAGAACGAAAAGCTTTACAAGGTTTAGCAGATTATACAAAAGTAAATTCATTACCAGAAGTTTGGCCCTTAGCAGCGCAGCGTTTTAGTAATATTGTGGCTTTGCATAACCCCCATGCTCAACCAGAAGTATTAATTACCTACGCTCAACTAGCAGCACAAATTCAACAATTTGCAGCGGGATTGCAAACCTTAGGAGTGGAAATAGGCGATCGCATTTCCTTAATTGCTGATAACAGTCCCCGCTGGTTTATAGCCGATCAAGGTATCATGACCTCTGGAGCAATTAACGCTGTACGCAGTGCTCTAGCTGAAAGAGAAGAATTACTGTTTATCATCGCTAACAGTGGGAGCACGGCGCTGGTAGTTGAAGATTTAAAAACACTGCAAAAACTACGAGCTGGTTTAAATGATTTACCCATTAAATTCATCATCTTACTAACAGATGAAGCCCCACCCGCCGATGAAACCTTACAACTGCTCAACTTTAACCAACTAATCGCCATCGGTTGTGAGCACCCTCTCAAAGCAGTTCAGCAAAATCTTCATGATTTAGCAACTCTCATTTACACCTCTGGAACCACAGGTAAACCCAAAGGTGTGATGCTTTCCCATGGTAATTTGTTGCACCAAGTCACCACCCTAGGCTCAGTAGTACAACCACATCCAGGAGATATTGTCTTAAGCATTCTTCCTACTTGGCACAGTTACGAACGCAGTGGGGAGTATTTTTTACTTTCCCAAGGTTGCACACAAGTTTATACTAACTTGCGCTCCGTTAAAAAAGATTTAAAGGAATTTAAACCGAATTACATGATCGCCGTACCCCGGTTGTGGGAATCAATTTATGAAGGAGTGCAAAAGCAGTTTCGAGAGCAACCAGCTAATAAACAACGCCTAGTCAACTTTTTGCTCGATATTAGTGACCAATATATCAAAGCGCGACGAATCGCTCAGGGATTAAGTTTAGAGCATCTTCATGCTTCGTCCTTAGAGCGCTTATTCGCCCGCATCACCGCCGCAGCACTATTTCCCCTGCATTTGTTAGGAGAAAAACTCGTCTATGCTAAAGTCCGCCAAGCCACAGGAGGACGCATCAAACACGTCATTAGCGGTGGTGGAGCCTTGCCTCGCCACATAGATAGCTTTTTTGAACTAGTTGGCATTAATATCTTACAGGGATATGGTTTGACAGAGACAGCTCCTGTTACCAATGCGCGCCGTCCCTGGCGGAACCTACTCGGTTCATCAGGGCAACCAATACCGGGGACAGAAGTTAAAATCATAGATCCGGAGACAAAAGTACCCTTACCAACTGGAAAGCGAGGTTTAGTATTGCTCAAAGGCCCCCAAATTATGCAAGGCTATTACCAAAATCCCGAAGCCACAGCCAAAGCCATTGACGCTGAAGGTTGGTTTGATAGCGGTGATTTGGGTTGGGTAACACCACAAAACGACCTAGTGCTCACCGGTAGAGCTAAAGATACAATTGTCTTAAGCAATGGGGAAAATATCGAGCCACAGCCGATAGAAGATGCTTGTTTGCGATCGCCCTACATCGATCAAATCATGGTTGTTGGACAAGACCAGCGCAGCATCGGCGCCTTGATTGTTCCCAACATTGAAGCCTTAACAAAATGGGCAGAAACTCAAAACTTGAGTTTAAATATACAAGATGCCAATTCTACCGCAGTTAACAGTCAAGAAATAAACCTGGAGAGTAAAATAATCCAGGATTTATATCGCCAAGAATTGAATCGGGAAGTGCAAAATCGTCCAGGTTATCGAGCTGATGACCGCATCGGACCCTTCAGACTGATTATCGAGCCATTTTCTATCGAGAACGGCTTGCTAACGCAAACCTTGAAAATTCGGCGACACGTCGTCACAGAACGCTATCGCGGTATTATTGACGGCATGTTTGCCTGATAAATCCACCTGCAAACTACTCAGAGTGAACGGATAATTTTTATGGATGTCTCCAAACCTCATTTACTGTTAAAGCGCGTTGTCAATGTGAAAGTCATCGTCACCCCTCTGTGGAAAGATGAAATTCAACAGCAATTACAAGCGCAGATTAACCAAACCGACCAACAATTGCAACAACTAGACATCGAAGGACAAAGAGCCATCACTGCAATTCAAAAACAGAGTTTACAACCACCAGGGCCACAGACAATTCAACAAATTGACAACATCCAACTGCAAATCAATCAAAAGAAAAGTGAGCTACTAGAACAGAAAAATCAATTTCTGCAAAACCTCCAACAAGTGCAATTTCTCGATTTAGATCAAGAAGTGAATCAATTTCAAATGGAAGGTTTTTTCCGCATCGAAACAGGTGATAACCTGATTAGCAAAACTCAAGTAGAAATTGTTCTCCGTGACGGGATTGTGGAAGAAATTCGCGGCGATATCTAATTTTGTCATCGACGCTGAATGTGAATTAACAGCCCAAACCCTGTATTTTCGCGTAGAGACGTTGCTTTGGCTTCGTCTCTACAAAATGCTTACACAAAACAACTTTCAACCCGGCTCCCTGTTCCCTGCTATAACTACTGACAGTGTTGACTTAACTGATTTTGCGGGTGGTTCCTAGATTCACAATGTCTCTGGGCCCCAGCCCAAACAATCTGCCATACAGGAGGTGAACTAACCAACAGCGATCGCCCAAAAGTAGTCATTTCTACACGATATTTAATCGCCCCAACCAGGCTATCACTCCCGTGAATTTGTGTAATCGTCACTAAAGCTTGATTGCGTTGCGGATAAACTACCTCCACCTTGCGCGTCCCCCCCAAGGATGCAATATCATCAACAGCATTCAAAGCTAGAGTCGCCGGATCGCTACCTTGGAGAGTAGAGCTAATACTCGCAAGCGGTATACTTTTATAGTTATATCGCCCCGAATCAGCTATAATATCCTGAGATATCTGGGTTGCTTCTGTCCTTTGTGGTTGGTCGTTACTAGTCTCAAAGATCGTGACAGCAGGCTGGTTCTGGGTAATGTAAACCCCAGCACTAGCGGTAGTAAAGATACTTAAGATCAAAATTAAAAACAACTTCCACTTTACTGTCATAAGATTAAGCAAGAATTTCCCGCAGGTTAGTGATCAGTTTTGAATTTTCAATTGAAGTATAACCACTAACCCTCTATCTTGTGATTGTGAGCAACACTGGTGCATCAGTGAGTGGTTACGAAGATACATAACTCATGCAAGTAGCAAAAACTCAAGTCTGGATCGACTAGTCATCGAGAATTGCTAGATATGTAGACATCAGCATCTTCCTCAGGTTCCTGGGGATGGGTCTAGGGTCAAGAGTCAAAATTTATTTTTGCTATTCCCAATTCCCCAATCTAAAATGTAAAGTCGCAAATCCAAAACCCCCAAGCCTTGATACAATTCGATCTGACAAAAGCTGTTAAAGTCCAAAAATTCGCAAAATTATTGATTCTGAAACCACCCTATGAGCATTCATGAAGTATTTATGCCGGCGCTTAGTTCCACCATGACCGAAGGCAAAATTGTCTCTTGGGTGAAGTCGCCAGGTGATAAAGTGGAAAAAGGCGAGACAGTGGTGGTTGTCGAGTCAGATAAGGCAGATATGGATGTGGAATCCTTTTATGAAGGATATCTAGCTCACATCTTAGTACCAGCTGGTGAAAGTACAACCGTAGGATCAGCGATCGCTTATATCGCCGAAACAGAAGCCGAAATCGCCACCGCCAAATCTCTGACTAATTCTGGTGGCGCAGTCGCTACCCCCACCCCTGAACCCGTTGCTACCACGGCCGCAGTGGAAACACCCACCCTCACTGCTCAAAACGGTTCTAACCACCGTGAAGGTAGGCTTGTTGTTTCCCCCCGCGCCCGCAAGTTAGCCAAAGAACTTAAAGTAGATTTAAATACACTCAAAGGTAGTGGCCCTTACGGTCGAATCGTCGCCGAAGATGTGGAAACCGTAGCTAATCAGGGTCAGCCACCTGCAGCTAAAGTAGTTGCACCACAACCATCTACACCCGCGATCTCCCCAGTTGCACCCCCACGGACAGCACCCGCTCCCACCCCAGTAGTTAGCGGTGCTACAGCCAGTCAAATAGTGCCTTTTACTACCTTCCAAAACGCCGTAGTGCGAAACATGGTAGCCAGCCTATCTGTACCTGTCTTCCGCGTGGGTTACACAATCAGCACTGATGGCTTAGACAAGCTTTATAAGCAAATTAAGTCTAAAGGCGTAACAATGACCGCCCTACTAGCAAAAGCCGTAGCGGTGACATTGCAAAAACACCCACTCATCAACGCCAGTTACTCAGATCAAGGTATTGTTCATCACTCAGACATTAACATTTCTGTAGCTGTAGCGATGGATGACGGGGGATTAATTACACCCGTGCTCAAGAATGCAGATATAGTAGATATCTATTCGCTCTCCCGCACCTGGAAATCTTTAGTAGAAAGAGCCAGAAGCAAACAACTACAGCCAGATGAATATAACAGCGGTACCTTCACCCTCTCAAACCTGGGAATGTTTGGTGTAGATACATTTGACGCCATTTTACCACCTGGACAAGGTTCAATTTTAGCGATCGGTGCATCTCGTCCGCAAGTAGCAGCCACAACCGATGGTTTATTCGCTGTGCGTCAACAAATGCAAGTG is a genomic window of Fortiea contorta PCC 7126 containing:
- a CDS encoding dihydrolipoamide acetyltransferase family protein — translated: MSIHEVFMPALSSTMTEGKIVSWVKSPGDKVEKGETVVVVESDKADMDVESFYEGYLAHILVPAGESTTVGSAIAYIAETEAEIATAKSLTNSGGAVATPTPEPVATTAAVETPTLTAQNGSNHREGRLVVSPRARKLAKELKVDLNTLKGSGPYGRIVAEDVETVANQGQPPAAKVVAPQPSTPAISPVAPPRTAPAPTPVVSGATASQIVPFTTFQNAVVRNMVASLSVPVFRVGYTISTDGLDKLYKQIKSKGVTMTALLAKAVAVTLQKHPLINASYSDQGIVHHSDINISVAVAMDDGGLITPVLKNADIVDIYSLSRTWKSLVERARSKQLQPDEYNSGTFTLSNLGMFGVDTFDAILPPGQGSILAIGASRPQVAATTDGLFAVRQQMQVNITSDHRIIYGAHAAAFLQDLAKLIETNPQSLTL